The genomic stretch CTGGCGTCAAGAAATCGTTTTTGGGCGTCACTGACAAGTGAGCCGGTCTATTTGGCGGGCACCGCTTATGTGATGAGGCAGGAAATTAAGGATGTTCTCTTATCAGGCACAGCGCAGGCGACGGGTATTTACGAAGATAAGGACGGAACATGGATCTCGGCATATGCGCCGGGCACACCTCTTCTGCTTGAGGATAAGCGGGTCGTGGTAGAGGTGAATTACAGGATCGATGCTTATATAAAAATGCTGAATCAGGAGCTGGTCATTATAGTGATAATATGCGTTGTGGGATATCTAATGGTGGCCTTTATAAGTTATCAGCTTGTCACCACTTTGGTGGGCGCGATAAAGAAGCTGGATGAGGCGATAGTCGATCTCGAACAGGAACGCTATGACAAGCCGATCGATATAAAAACAAACGATGAGATAGGACACCTTGCTGCGGCATTTGAGCTATTGAGAGTATCTATCAGGAAGAAGATAGATGAGCTGCGCCAGTCACTTAAGCGAGAGAAGAAAGCGCATCTCGAATCAGTTGTAGCCCTGACGAACGCCATAGAGGAGAGGGATCCCTATACGAGAGAGCATGTAAGCAGGGTCCAGGAATACGCTCTCCTGATAGCTAAACATATGCATCTTCCCCATGATGACTTGATCCAGCTGCGGTACAGCTGCGTTTTGCATGATATAGGCAAGATTTACATCGAGAATGCGCTTCTTAAGAAGGTCAACCTCACTCATGAGGATTTCGAAGAGATCAAAAAGCATGCCGAGCGGGGCGCCAAGATAATCGAGGGCATTGAGTTCCTGACGGATGTGAAGGAAGCGGTCCTGAGCCACCAGGA from Candidatus Omnitrophota bacterium encodes the following:
- a CDS encoding HD-GYP domain-containing protein; amino-acid sequence: MAKLINRNSIKFKILSIVLFALFLLTFTLGYFSFQFSKNRIIGMLGDSLTGIAASIASFISAEDVYYIVKNSENIKRAATSEYNRPKGLDLLSPRTLDEKPEPPPKEPEINPRAMYDKYSAILQRIKKLNNIDSSITVYLASRNRFWASLTSEPVYLAGTAYVMRQEIKDVLLSGTAQATGIYEDKDGTWISAYAPGTPLLLEDKRVVVEVNYRIDAYIKMLNQELVIIVIICVVGYLMVAFISYQLVTTLVGAIKKLDEAIVDLEQERYDKPIDIKTNDEIGHLAAAFELLRVSIRKKIDELRQSLKREKKAHLESVVALTNAIEERDPYTREHVSRVQEYALLIAKHMHLPHDDLIQLRYSCVLHDIGKIYIENALLKKVNLTHEDFEEIKKHAERGAKIIEGIEFLTDVKEAVLSHQECYDGTGYPRGLKGNEIPLLARIVSVADAFDAMTTDRPYRPKMSFSKAMDEIEKKSGTQFDPEVCAALLAYRDTLEHMAHKRFTEDI